In the Vanessa cardui chromosome 10, ilVanCard2.1, whole genome shotgun sequence genome, one interval contains:
- the LOC124532958 gene encoding carboxypeptidase B-like, whose product MTCLNVFLCVLAFVNAVIAGNHEIYSGYSVHGVRLRDQADQIVLHKLEEDLNIDLWNHGAPGLRDALIMVSPENKHEFLATLDRNGMNHYLHLDDVASSLKEHDTRVSSWKLSRTNRMPFEDYPRYAEVDAYMERIAREYPNLVTLVNAGPSFEGRAVKYLKISTTNFTDPSKPVYFIDSTMHAREWVIVPFALYTIHRLVENLRDQDRDLLDNIDWIVMPMVNPDGYEYSHTNERLWRRTRSFNASVSTECWGVDANRNFDINFNTLGVSSNPCSDIYPGHEAFSEPEARYIRDVILENLDRMQLYLNVHSFGNYVVFGYGNTSLPHNVVQLHQVGAAMGAAIDVKKLDKAPFYLIGNSNLLMYECSGSSQDYAQAVGVPFSYTLEMAGYEYDFRVPPQYIDQINTETWEGIVASARLANLYYRARNRN is encoded by the exons ATGACTTGTCTCAAtgtatttttgtgtgttttGGCATTTGTTAATGCTGTAATAGCAGGAAATCATGAAATATATTCTGG CTATTCGGTTCATGGCGTTCGTCTCCGTGATCAAGCAGACCAGATAGTCCTTCACAAACTGGAAgaagatttaaatatagatttatggAACCATGGCGCTCCAGGACTTCGAGATGCATTGATTATGGTCTCACCAGAAAATAAACACGAATTTTTGGCCACATTAGACCGAAATGGCATGAACCATTACCTGCATCTTGATGATGTAGCCTC ATCTCTCAAAGAACACGACACACGAGTATCTAGTTGGAAGCTGAGTAGGACTAATAGGATGCCGTTTGAAGACTATCCGAGATACGCTGAg GTGGATGCCTACATGGAAAGAATAGCTAGAGAATATCCAAATTTAGTGACTTTGGTGAACGCTGGACCCAGCTTCGAAGGTCGAGCTGTCAAATACTTGAAG atatcgACCACAAACTTCACCGACCCTAGCAAACCGGTGTATTTCATCGATTCTACGATGCACGCGAGAGAATGGGTGATTGTTCCATTCGCTCTGTACACTATACACCGACTGGTAGAGAACCTGAGAGATCAGGATAGGGATCTACTGGACAACATCGACTGGATCGTGATGCCCATGGTCAACCCTGATGGCTATGAATACAGTCACACTAAT GAACGACTTTGGCGCCGTACTCGATCTTTCAATGCATCTGTCAGCACGGAGTGTTGGGGCGTCGATGCGAAcagaaattttgatatcaactTCAATACTCTTGGCGTCTCATCAAATCCTTGCTCTGACATATATCCAGGACATGAAGCTTTCTCTGAACCGGAAGCGCGATACATCAGAGATGTTATTCTTGAAAACTTAGACCGTATGCAGTTGTACCTCAATGTTCACAGTTTCGGAAACTACGTCGTCTTCGGATACGGCAATACATCGTTGCCACACAATGTAGTTCAGTTGCACCAAGTCGGAGCAGCGATGGGAGCTGCCATAGATGTAAAGAAGCTCGATAAAGCTCCGTTTTATTTGATTGGAAACagcaatttattaatgtatgaaTGCTCTGGTAGCTCGCAGGATTATGCACAG GCTGTGGGCGTACCGTTCTCCTATACCCTGGAGATGGCTGGTTACGAGTATGACTTCCGAGTACCTCCCCAATACATCGATCAGATAAATACAGAAACTTGGGAAGGTATCGTGGCGTCAGCTCGTCTTGCAAACTTGTATTATAGAGCGAGAAATCGTAACTAA